GCAGGATATCTTCGGTCAGCAACTGCTGGCCCACGTACCGTTGGCCGCACACATCCGCCACAGCCTGGAAGCGGAAAGCAGCGGCGCACTGTCGGAAGAGCCTTTCCTCGATTCGCTGGAGGAGTTCCTCGAGCCGGAAGAAGCCAAGCGCGTGCTGGAAGTGGCCATCGAATGGGGCCGCTACGGCGAGATCTACGAGTACGACTACCACACCGGCCGCCTGTCGCTGCCGGAACAAGCGGAAGAATAAGTCGGCACTAGCCCCCCTCCCTTGCTTTAGCCGCTTGCAGTAACAAAAAAGCCCGCCATCACTGGCGGGCCCAGGCTGCGGACAAAGTCCCGTGTGAAGACTCTGCCGGACCCGGCAAAGCCGGGCCGATCCGGCTAAATTATTGAGTCGGCAGCCTTCCTGTTTTCAAAACAAAGCCCTTGCGCGATACGCAAGGGCTTTGTCGACACTCTCAGCCCGCCATCACTGGCGGGCTTTTGCATGCGCTCAACATCCGTGCATCAGAGGTGCTCGTGACGCATCTGCGGGAACAGGATCACGTCGCGGATCGACGGTGCGTCGGTCAGCAGCATCACCAGACGGTCGATGCCGATGCCGCAGCCACCGGTCGGCGGCAGGCCGTATTCCATGGCGCGGATGTAGTCGGCGTCGTAGTGCATGGCTTCGTCGTCGCCGGCATCCTTCTGCTCCACCTGCGACAGGAAACGCGCAGCCTGGTCTTCCGGGTCGTTCAACTCGGAGTAGCCATTGGCGTGCTCGCGGCCAACGATGAACAGCTCGAAACGCTCGGTGATGCCCGGCTGGGTGTCGGAACCACGTGCCAGCGGCGACACTTCCACCGGGTAGTCGATGATGAAGGTCGGGTTCCACAGCAGGCCTTCGGCGCACTCTTCGAACAGCGCCAGCTGCAGGCTGCCCAAGCCCGGCGCCGGCGGCAGCTTGCCACCCAGGCGCTTGATCTCGGCGGCCACCCACTCGGCGTCGAACAGCTGCTCGTCGGTGTACTGCGGGTTGTAGTGCTTGATGGCGCCCACGATGGTGAAGCGGTCGAAGTGCTTGCCCAGGTCCACTTCCTTGCCGTTGTAAGTCACCACGGTGTGACCGGTAGCGGCGATGGCACAGCGGCGGATGATGTTCTCGGTGAGATCCATCATGCGCTGGTAGTCGCTGTAGGCCTCGTAGAACTCGATCATGGTGAACTCGGGGTTGTGGCGGGTGCTCATCCCCTCGTTACGGAAGTTGCGGTTGATCTCGAACACGCGTTCCAGACCGCCCACCACCAGGCGCTTCAGGTACAGCTCCGGTGCCACGCGCAGGTACAGCGGCATGTCCAGCGCATTGTGGTGAGTAACGAACGGCTTGGCAGTGGCGCCACCCGGGATCGGGTGCATCATCGGGGTTTCCACTTCCAGGTAACCCTCGCCCACCATCACTTCGCGCAGTGCCTGCACGATCTTGGAGCGCTTGATGAAGGTATTGCGGCTTTCGTCGCTCATGATCAGGTCGACGTAGCGCTGGCGGTATTTCTGTTCCTGGTCGGTCATGCCGTGGAACTTGTCCGGCAGCGGGCGCAGGCTCTTGGTCAACAGGCGCAGCTCGGTCACGTTTACCGACAGCTCACCCTTGTTGGTCTTGAACAGGATGCCCTTGGCAGCCACGATGTCGCCCATGTCCCAGTGCTTGAACGCGCTGTGCACTTCCGGGCTTACGCCCTGGTCGTTGATGTACAGCTGGATCTGGCCGGACATGTCCTGGATGGTGGCGAAGCTGGCCTTGCCCATGACGCGCTTGAGCATCATGCGGCCGGCAACGGCCACGTGTACGTTCAGCGGCTCCAGCTCGTCCTTGGCCTTGTCGTTGTAGGCCACGTGCAGTTCGCCGGCGAGGTCTTCGCGCTTGAAGTCGTTGGGGAAGGCGATGCCGGC
This Vogesella sp. LIG4 DNA region includes the following protein-coding sequences:
- the lysS gene encoding lysine--tRNA ligase encodes the protein MSEQESSQLQHDENHIMAERREKLKALREAGIAFPNDFKREDLAGELHVAYNDKAKDELEPLNVHVAVAGRMMLKRVMGKASFATIQDMSGQIQLYINDQGVSPEVHSAFKHWDMGDIVAAKGILFKTNKGELSVNVTELRLLTKSLRPLPDKFHGMTDQEQKYRQRYVDLIMSDESRNTFIKRSKIVQALREVMVGEGYLEVETPMMHPIPGGATAKPFVTHHNALDMPLYLRVAPELYLKRLVVGGLERVFEINRNFRNEGMSTRHNPEFTMIEFYEAYSDYQRMMDLTENIIRRCAIAATGHTVVTYNGKEVDLGKHFDRFTIVGAIKHYNPQYTDEQLFDAEWVAAEIKRLGGKLPPAPGLGSLQLALFEECAEGLLWNPTFIIDYPVEVSPLARGSDTQPGITERFELFIVGREHANGYSELNDPEDQAARFLSQVEQKDAGDDEAMHYDADYIRAMEYGLPPTGGCGIGIDRLVMLLTDAPSIRDVILFPQMRHEHL